Within Microcebus murinus isolate Inina chromosome 8, M.murinus_Inina_mat1.0, whole genome shotgun sequence, the genomic segment AGTGGTCGCcaacaagagaaggaaagatgGCGTTCAGGTGCGGGATTTCCCTTTAGGGTTAGATGTTGGAGGACCAGTGAGGCTGCAGCGGCggcccttctccctgccccatgGCGGGCAGGGGGTGGGAAGAGAGTGCTGCCCACCCATTGCCTGCCAGACccggaggaggaggcagcagcagggTGTGGAAGGGGCTGCCTGGGTGGGCGGTGGGGAGACCCCACTGGAGTCCCCCAGGTCTTGGATTCTAACGTTGACTCTGCCACTGGGGGGCAGTCCTGAGACCCTGGGCAGTCCCTTTCCCTGCCAATAGCGTCGCTGTCTCTCTCTTGCTGTGTTACTGCAGGACTAAAACGAAGATGTAGGTGAAGCGAGTAGCATgtgactggcacacagtaggtgcctaaTATAATAAACGACTGGTGCTGTTGTTCTTAGTGGCAACTGGGCAGTTAGATTAGTTCTTGCACAAGCTCTAAGTGTACTCTTCTTAAGAGATGCTTGGTATTGTGGCCAATTTAACAACCAGTCACTGAGTGAACGTGCAATCTGTGTTAGGAACCCTGGACCTGAGGGTATGGAAGACCCAGTTGTGGAACTTTGAGCTGGGTACGAAGTggcatataagaaaaataataggagTGTGTACAAAATGGAACAGACGACAGAGGTGGGTATGAGTCAGTGGGCGGATAGGCTGGGGGAGCTTAACAGCGGTAGGCTtttgaaggaggaaaaggagtgtGCCAGGCTGTCAAGATGTCCCAGGATGGGTATTCTGGGCCAAGGGGAATGAGCTCTGCCCATTTAGAGGACAATATGGGACCCAAGTGTGACATGTCCCAGGAGAAGTAGGGGAGAGGAGGCTGGAAAGGGAGTGTGGACACATCCTGAGGGGTCTGCCATTATCCCAAGGACAGTGGGGAGTCACCGAACACTTTTCAGCAGTGGCATGGCCTGGTGAGAGTTTTAGGCTGTTCTTTGACAGCCATGTGCCCATTTAGTCTGAGGTGAGGGAAACAGGAAAACAGTGTGCAGGTTAAACATCATCTTTGATCTTGATCTTTGATTTTGATCTTGAAATGCATCTCTGGGGAAACGCACAAGCAAGTCAGAAAGCGCTATGCAAATACCAGCTATCGTTGGTAATAATACTGTCAATAAACACCATCTCAACGGTTTTCTCTACAGCGGGGATCCAGCTTTGCTTCCAAATCTGTGGACTCGGGGGCTCTAGGGAGAGCTTGGAGAAGGCGTTCCCTGTGCCCAGGCCGGCACTCTCCCTTTGCCACAGGGCCCCACGGGCAGCTGGAGTGGGCAGTGGCCGTGTGGGAGCTGTGGCGAGGTGCccgtgggcaggcagggcaagtCACGCCGCAGGCAGGGGCGGCCCCGGGAGGCCCGGCCAGGAACTGAATGCAGAACAGCCTCCGTGCCAGGCTCGGGACCCGAGGGGATGGCTGCCCCACCTTCTCCAGGCTCGGGCAGCTCCCCACTCCGGGGCCACTCTGTGAAGCCCTGCCTCCCTCAGACCATCCCCAGGCCACCCAcagcagccctggctctgcccttgaGAACTCAGCGGGACAAGTTTAAGCCCCTTTGCCTGAGAGGCCTTGGGTGTCTCTGAGAGCAACCGGGTCCTGCGGGTGGAATGGTTGCCTGGCAACCGTGCCAAGGCCACAGCCCTGGGGGACTTTGGAATGTGGGGGAGAAGTTCCTCTCATGAGCCCCTCAGTGCCCTGGTATTTGCATCAAGGCAAGGCTGGGTTAACACAACATCAAGGAGAGCCTGGCAAGGCAGGGAATTTAGACAAAGGACCTGGGAGGGCCACGGCAGCGGAGGGAGGGAGCAGTGGTCATGCCTTGTGCTCCGGGGGCAGGGGCGTTACCTTCCTCTTCACCCCTGCCTGAAACACCTGCCAGCTCGAAGGACAGGGCTCCCATGCACCCAGATCTGCCACCGCCTGGGCAGCAAACGTTGTGCCAGTCCCCAAAGAGCCTCTCAGAGCCTCCTGCTGAGGGGGTTGACTCTTTTTAGAAGTGagtaagaaaatatcaaacagcattaaaaatattagcaCTAGGCCCTTTTGTTATTGCAGGGGGGCCCGTCTGTCACCTGTGGTGAACATACCTTGCTCTCGCTCTGTAAATCTATCTTggccttcctcaataaacttcatttcatgctAAAATGTATTGGCACTAGGAGAGAACTTGATCTACACATCAGGGCCCTGAGGACAAAACAGGGGCTGCAACTTTCTCAAAGTCAAGGTCTTTGTCCTAAGCAGTGATGCTGGCGAACAGGAGTCCAGAGCTCTGGCCTTCAGGCCTCTGCTCCCCCCACACCAGCTGAGGCAAGGGACAAGGGTGGGCCCtgtggccccagggcctggcacactaagtgctaagtgaatgaatgatCTGAGTTCTGAAATCATTGATTCAATggttaatttgcatttgttttcccAGTAGAAAGTAGTGGAGGTATCAGCTGgatctgaatcccagctctgccacttattggctgtgtgattttggtcaaattacttaacctctctgtgcctcagttttctcatctgtaaaatgagggtagaCCAGCATTTGCCTTACAGGGATGAGACAGAGGTTACATGAATCCATAGTAGGTATAGGAAGCTCTTAGAATGGTAGCTGGTATACAGCAAGGCCTTTTTAAAGGTTCGTaactattattttttcccttcctctcaaTTCCATCAGGCATCTTGCTTCTCTGCCTGAAGTCTGGGATTCCTCCTTTCTCTTATGAGAGTCTGAGCCCACAGATACGATGATGCCAGGTGTCTGTGGGTGGGGAAGGACGAGGGCAGCTGGGAAGCTGCCAGCAGGGAAGGAGAAGCCCCGAGAGTGAGTGGGGGGGGGGCATCTGTTCCCAGGagccacccagcctcactcccagGCCTCCTGGTCCCCCATCCTCTGAGGCACAGAGGCCCTATGGTCGGTGTGCCCACCAAGGGGACCACCAGGCCCCAGCaccctgagcaggagcaagagccACAGGGGCCATGTAGGCTGGAACAAGGGGTGGATGAGAAGTGTCTCACTGGCACCTGGGCCAAACCCCATGGGGTAACTAGTGTCCTGGAGTGGTCAGGCCTCATCCACGCACCAACCagcccaggggctgggcctggaggtGGAGTAAGttggagaaaaaagagaaaggcagtGTTGTTTGCAGACGTTGGCTTGGGACTAGCAGGTCTGCTCACCTGCAATCAAGCCAGGGGATTTTGTGGACCAGGATGGAGCATCGGGAGCCTGTTTCTATGGGTACAGGTGCCAGCTGATGCCACCCATGTCCCTATGTGGCCTGGCCTGAAGGCTCTCCAGTTTCCAGGAATCCTGCTGGCAAAGGAGCACCATTTGGGTTTTCTAGATGAATAATACCACACCCCCAAGTAAAAATTCCTAAACCCCAAAACCGTCATGCCTGCAGCCTTCCCTGTCTCAGCTGATGGCAGCTCTATGCTTCCAGATGCTCAGACCAAAACCCCAGAGTCGTCCTTGATCACCCCACACCCCAGGCCCACTACATCAGCACCACTGTGTCCTCCAGGGCcgccctgcccctctgctgttCCAGCCCCCTCCCAGCCTCGCTGCCTGGCATCTGGCGTGCACGGCCTCCTCGGGCTCCCAGGAGCCCAGCTGCCTCTGGACCCGGTTGCCTATTCTCAgcccagcagccagagtgagcCAGGTAAAATATCAGGTGGGTCGTCACTCCTCAACTCAAAACCATCACTCTTTGGCTCCTTATTTCATGCAGAGCCCCAGGTCAAAGCCCTTCCTCAGCCTTCAAGACCCTCTGGTCTGGCTGTGACCTTTCAGGCCTCTTCTGCCACCCCCTTGTGGGATCTAGCCTCGGGGGCCTCCTGGCTGCTCCTCCAACACGCAGGCATGCCCCCTCCCCAGGACTCAGCTCTCACTTCCCCCTGGGCCTGCAACACCCCCACTGGCTACCCGGCCCACTCTCCCCTTCTTCCCACCTCTGCTCACGTAGCGTCCACTCGGCGAGCCTCCCCTGATCGTCTCTAAAACTGcacccccactgccctcccctgCTTTCCTTTGTGCCTTAGCACTCACGACTTCCTAACGGCCTGCTACGACTCACTGCTTATTTTAAGTCCGCCCCACCTGGGCCGTGCCCACGAGGGGAGGGATTTTCATCTGCTTTCTTCACTGATACCCAAACTCTTGGACAGCAGGATGTGGGTGCTGCCCGAAAGGAACAGAATCCGCAGTTGGCACCTGGTGCGGCCGTACCCGCGGGTTCCAGCCGCACCTGGCTCACTGGGGGCGCCCGCAGGGACATGCTGTGCGGGGCAGGGAGCGCCGGGGTGGGCACGGGGCGGTACCTGCTTGACGGCCAGGTTGACCAGGTCGTAGCGGTGGGAGCGGCGCAGCGGCAGGCAGAAGCTGTAGAGCGCGTGCAGGGCGGCGCAGAAGAAGCTGAGCAGCCCGATCTGCTTGCGGTGCTGCAGCCAGTGGTCCAGCCAGTCGGGGAAGCGGCGGTACTTGGTGCCCCGCCGCAGCTGCAGGGCGGCTGCCAGCACACCGGGCAAGTACACCAGCGACAGCAGCACGTAGGCCACGCACGGCAGCGTGGTGTTGACCACGGACACCGGCAGCTTGTAGAACTTGTTCTTCCTTTCCTGCACGTAGGGCTGCAGCACGTCCCGGATGAAGTTGTAGGCATAGAAGCAGACGAAGAGCCCCAGGGCCAGGAGGGTGGGCACCTTCCAGCCCGGGAGGAGGCGCAGGGGAATGGCCTCCACTTCCCGGGAGGAGGCCAGGGACCCCATGTCCACGGGCATGAAGCCCATGGCGTGCACCATCTCAGAGACAGCACGCTTGGCTTCTGGCTGGTCGCCACAGATGGGCACCTGTGGGCAGGAAGCGGGCAGTCAGACGGGGTCACAGGCCTCTGGAGTGGGCAGGGCCTCAGTGAGCATCTGGGCCAAACTCCTCACTGAgcagctaaggaaactgaggctcagagggacaGGGACTTGTCGAAGTGAGCTTCCAGTTAATGGTGCAGTTGGGAGCAAAGGGGTCCTGCCTCCTGGGCCAGGGGTCTTCCCTCTGCCACCTGGGCCCCCAGCCTCTGGCCTGGCTAGGGCCACTACTCATGGAGAGAAACTGCTACTAGCAAGTGCCTTGCCCGGCTCACTGACATCAGCAGCCGCAGGCAAAATGCCCATCTAGGCAGCCCCCACCGGCACTTGGCGTAGGTGCTTTTGAAACCATAGCAGAAAGGACCTGGGTTTCAGATTCATATGAAGTGGGTTCATATCCCAGCTCACCAGCTGTAGGATTCTGAGTAAGTAAAATCATTCAcatccctgagcctcagtttcctgctctgCTAAATGAAATTTTGCAGTGATGTGACATTGGTGGCAATAATGTATGAAAAAAGACCTGGCATACTGAAAGCCCGcaagaaaaattagccatttatatatattgttaTGATGGATGTTATTCCGCCAGAACCTACCTGCCTGTTCCCATCCCTCGGGCCAGCCTGCAGGGTCCAGGCAGAGATGACATTGAAGGCCTTAACCACGGTGcaggtggggaagagggaggccAGGTACTCGGCGTTGGACTCGCGGTGCCGAAGGTGCTCTTGCTCCGTGGGGTTGCTCACGTCCACCAGGATCTTGCCGGCTAGCTGCTCGCTGAGACGGCACAGCGAAGAGTAGTGCTCCCGGAACACGGCTACGAAGATGACCTCTGGGGAGCTCACTGCATCCACCTGGAAAGTCACCTGGGCCGCCGAGGGGAACAGCCCAGCTGAGCGTTTGGGGTTGCGGCTCCCCACCACCACGTTGAAGCCAGAGCCCACCAGGCGTGTGGCCAGGGAGCGGGCAAAGTCCCCGCTCCCCAGGATGCCCACTTTGGGGGCCCCACTGGGGGCCTCGGCAAGGCTGCCATCGCTGTCCAGGTGACGGCCGATCAGCGGCTTGTCCATCTCTCCTGACATTTTGGTGGCTGCAAGAAGACAGGCACCTGGTCACTGGAGGGCTcccttcctgccacctccctcctctcGTCCATCGTAACTGCACGGCAGTCAGGCATTCACCCAGCAGGTGTTCCCTGAGTGCTACCACGGGCCAGCACCGGGGGTAAGCTGAGcgagccccagcccctgccctgaggAGGGCGCGGACTCAGGACGAGGAGAGAGAAGGACTTCTGCCCTCCACCCTTGGTCTTTCCTGCCGAATTATTTCTTCGGGACAAACTGGCAGCGTGGGCATGGGAAAGAAGGCTGTGGGATTTCCATGACCAAGGCTATACGGTGCCACATTGCTTTTCAGAAGGATTATGCGAAGGACGGTGTCACTAGCCAAGAGTGATCATTTGACCTCAGCATCACGGGAGGAGTGAGCGTGTTCCCGTGCTTGCtgcattttgcattttggaaCAGTTCTGCTCACACTCTCCCTGAAGGACGTGAGGAACAGCTGGAGGCAGGCACCTCACCTTACCTGACTTGGGACCTCATGTTTTGTCTTGGGGCCTGGCACAAAGGTGCTCAGTGCTCGCCGAATGAATGTATAATAGCAATGAACCCTGATGCCCTCTTCTCCAAGGCTAGGACTGGGAGACATGGCAGTAAAtggggccctggggcagggagggtgcccTGGCATCTCCTTTGCTGAGCCCGAGACATGAGTGGACATGGAGGAGACCCTAGACTTGGGCCAGGAGTCTACAGTAAACTTGGatgggaaaaattatattttgtcacCAACTTCTAAATGAAATTTACCATTTCCTTTAAATATGAAGGTAAGCAACAGAGTTTTTCATCAATACTGACCAACGTCACATCACAAATTTAATTGTAAACAAGTTCTCCTAGCACTATTTAAACTCATCACTAATTTGAAATTATGGTGGTATTAGACCTGCTAGTAGATCTTGTTATTTAAGGTACTGGTAAAGAAGCATACATGTTGCTACTGTACatcttttaacaaaatgtttaacTGCTTCATCATGATATGTTTCCTTTCTAACcgtaggttattttattttatgtgcgTGAGAGCATTATTCTGGGCAGAAGCCCACAGACTTCACCAGCCTATGGGACCACAGGGGTTAAGAAGCCCTGCCTGGAACCGGGGGAGCAGCAGGGATGGCGAGAAACGCCCCACATGGGGGTCTGCCTCTTCCTGCTTTTCCACCGCACTCCCCTGACCCTCTTAGCGGCAGGTAAGGGGCGCATACAGGATCTAATGCCAGCATGGACAGGGGGGCAGGAGACTGTGGCCTGGCTCTGCCATGAACTAGCTGTGTGTCCTCAGACAAGCCCCTGTGCCTCTCTGGACCCCACCTCCCACCTTTGTCAATGGAGATCACATCCCTGCTCTCAGATGACACATAATGCAGCCCTAAATGGTTTTAGAAACTGTGGCATGGGCCTTTTACAAGGCAACAGAAGCTCCTATTTATGGGATGCCTGCCCTGCACTGGGCACTGTTTTCCGGCCTTTTCTGGAGCGATGGTCCCCTGGTCCTCACGAGGACCCCATGCATTAGACACTGTTATCACCCTCAATTTAaagaggaggaaaccgaggctccaAGAGGTTGAGGAGCTTGCTCCGGGTGGCGCAGATGGGTGAGGGAAGGAGGAGCTGGCAGTCGGTCTGTCTGCCTCTACAGTCTGACTTCACTCAGAGTCCCACTGCCCAGACCGAGGGCAGCAAGCCGTCTGGAGAGCGGGGGGCTGGGCCTGCACCAGCGGGGGCAGAGGTCGGCGTGGAAGGGGTGCACTGACTGCCGTCCCTCCTGAGAGTCGGGGACACACCTTCCTGTCCTGCCCCCCCCACCGTGCAGGAAACCCCTTCACCTCTCGAATACCTTTAAAGTGGCTCCGACACATTGCCGGGCGCTCCCCCGGCATCGCGGGGACAGGCCGCACTGAGCCACCGAGGGTCGTTTTTGCGGGGGCCGTGCTTCCTGCGTCCACAGACGGAGGCCACACCTGCACAGACACACGGGCGCCCGCCAGGACCCCGGCCCAGCTCATGCCAGACTCGACTTCTCCCCGGAATGTCTGGTTCCCTCACCTTCAAAACGAGGACACTGAGGACACCTCTCTAAGCGTTCGTTGCTGTGAGGGTGAAATGGGTTGGTGGGTTTGGAGCTCAGAGCCATCCTTgctgaggggtgtgtgtgtgtgcgcgcgcgtgtgtgtgcgtgtgtgtgtgtgtgcgcgcgcgtgtgtgtgtgtgtgtgcgcgtgtgcgtgcatgtgtgtgtgcgtgtgtgtgtgtgtctcctctaAGTTCTTCCCGGGCAGTGGCTGCATGAAACTCTCTGCCCTCCCGCTGCCTAGCGCAGGCTGCTGCTGGTCTAATGGCGGTGGGGCTGGGGCAAGACAGGTGGTACAAGTCATGGAAGTCCCAGAGGTGCCGCGGAAGCCCCTGTTGCCTGTCCACGTGGCGTGAAGGTGAGGGTGTCGCTAACCCTGTCTGGGCCCCGGCTCCCTGCGGGACCTATTAATAGACCCGATGAGGGAGCGGGAGGGGATCAGGTTGCAGTCTGTGGGCCGAGGTTGTCGTCGGCACACAGacctgccacctcccctcccaAGCTGTGCACAAAACACCACAGAGGCTCCCGTGTCTCTGTGGCCTCTGGGTCTCTGCCCAGGctcacctgtcccctcccactTCCCGGCAGGGCCACAGTGTGGGTTCTGTTTATGGCTGGGAGCCACGCCAGGCCCGCCGACCTGCCTGCCAGCTGCTGCCTGCTCTTGAGCAGGCTACCCGTGGTGGACAGTCATGACGGCCACAACCCCATGGGCTCTTCTCTGTGGGCAGCCGACCACCCTCCAGATACGAGGGGCCAGGGCAGGCCTTGGCCACGGGGGTCTCTGTGGGGTCAGGCGTGGGCAGGGGTGCCAGGGCAACCGACAGAGGCCAGCGTGGCACTCTGCAGCCAGCCATAATGAAAACACAGATTCTCCCGCAGAACTCTTTACGAAATGTAAAAAGTGTAGAGATGGGCCGGGCTAGTGGCctatgcctgcaatcctagctctttgggaggccaaggcaggaggatggcttcagtccaggagtttgagaacagcctgaacaacatatcaagaccctgtctctacaaaaatagaaattagctgagtgtggtggtgagttcttgtagtccgagctactagggaggctgaggcaggagagttgcttgagcccaggagtgtgaggctgcagtgagctattatcaaaACACTGCACTCCAGGTGAGAGAGACCCTGcccttaaaaaagaataaataaaaactcttacaacttaatatttaaaaagacaaatgaactatataaaaatgggcaaaagatttgaatagacatttcttcaaagaggatacacaaatggccactaagcacatgaaaagatgttccacatcattagcccccaaggaaatgcaaattaaagccacaaggagataccactttacacttACTATGAggctataataataatttttttaaaagacagataataacaagtgttggtgaggatgtggagaatcGCTCACACTGCTGGTAGaattgtaaaatgatgcagccagtGTGGAAAAGAGCCTGGCAGTCCCTCCAAAGGTTAAACAGTTTcagtatgacccagcaatctcactcctaggtatataagaaaaatggaggccgggcgcggtggctcacgcctgtaatcctagctctctgggaggccgaggcgggcggattgctcgaggtcaggagttcgaaaccagcctgagcaagagcgagaccccgtctctactataaatagaaagaaattaattggccaactaatatatacaaaaaattagccgggcatggtggcacatgcctgtagtcccagctacttgggaggctgaggcaggaggatcccttgagcccagtagtttgaggttgctgtgagctaggctgacgccacggcactcactctagcctgggcaacaaagcgagactctgtctcaaaaaaaaaaaaaaaaaaaagaaaaatggaaatatatagccacacaaaaacatttacaccaatgttcacagtagcattatttataataccccCAAAGTAGACACAGCCCAAATATCTATCGACTGCCGAATGCTTAAACAAAACATGGCACATCCATGCAATGGGGTAAGATTCGGCCATGAAAAGAAACTACGTACTGCTACACGCTcccacatggatgaaccctgaaagtattatgttaagtgaaagaagccagttgcAAAAGGCCACATGTTATATAACCACATTTTAATGCAACAGTAGAATAAGCAAATCCAAGAgccagaaagtagattagtggttgccagggaatgGGGGACAAAGGGGAGTGACTGCTCActggtacagggtttctttttgggttaaggaaaatattgtaaaattgattgtggtgatggctgcacaatgcCGAATATACTAAGAGCCATTGAATTATATACTCGAAATGGCtgaattgtatggcatgtgaagTATAGCTCCATAAAGTcgttataaaaaaagaaaagttgctattaaaaaagaaattgagagacTGCAAACTGTTACTAGCACGTGTGAACTAAGAGTAA encodes:
- the STEAP3 gene encoding metalloreductase STEAP3 isoform X1 — translated: MSHQPAVATKMSGEMDKPLIGRHLDSDGSLAEAPSGAPKVGILGSGDFARSLATRLVGSGFNVVVGSRNPKRSAGLFPSAAQVTFQVDAVSSPEVIFVAVFREHYSSLCRLSEQLAGKILVDVSNPTEQEHLRHRESNAEYLASLFPTCTVVKAFNVISAWTLQAGPRDGNRQVPICGDQPEAKRAVSEMVHAMGFMPVDMGSLASSREVEAIPLRLLPGWKVPTLLALGLFVCFYAYNFIRDVLQPYVQERKNKFYKLPVSVVNTTLPCVAYVLLSLVYLPGVLAAALQLRRGTKYRRFPDWLDHWLQHRKQIGLLSFFCAALHALYSFCLPLRRSHRYDLVNLAVKQVLANKSHLWVEEEVWRMEIYLSVGVLALGTLSLLAVTSLPSIANSLNWREFSFVQSTLGFVALVLSTLHTLIYGWTRAFEEKHYKFFLPPTFTLTLLVPCVVILARGLFLLPCFSRRLAKIRRGWERDSAVKFTLPTAPALAEKTSHV
- the STEAP3 gene encoding metalloreductase STEAP3 isoform X2, with the protein product MSGEMDKPLIGRHLDSDGSLAEAPSGAPKVGILGSGDFARSLATRLVGSGFNVVVGSRNPKRSAGLFPSAAQVTFQVDAVSSPEVIFVAVFREHYSSLCRLSEQLAGKILVDVSNPTEQEHLRHRESNAEYLASLFPTCTVVKAFNVISAWTLQAGPRDGNRQVPICGDQPEAKRAVSEMVHAMGFMPVDMGSLASSREVEAIPLRLLPGWKVPTLLALGLFVCFYAYNFIRDVLQPYVQERKNKFYKLPVSVVNTTLPCVAYVLLSLVYLPGVLAAALQLRRGTKYRRFPDWLDHWLQHRKQIGLLSFFCAALHALYSFCLPLRRSHRYDLVNLAVKQVLANKSHLWVEEEVWRMEIYLSVGVLALGTLSLLAVTSLPSIANSLNWREFSFVQSTLGFVALVLSTLHTLIYGWTRAFEEKHYKFFLPPTFTLTLLVPCVVILARGLFLLPCFSRRLAKIRRGWERDSAVKFTLPTAPALAEKTSHV